The genomic interval TTTCATTTTTGTGCCACAATGCTTCTACATCCTGATGTAAAACTTCACGTAGAACGTGAATCATATCGTAATCGCAATTAGACCCCGGAAATGTAACAACTCCAAAACGCATATTTATGATTTAAAAGAATAAAGAGAACTGAAAGTTTATTATTAGAAACAACAAAACTAAGAAAATCAATTCACCTGTAATATTTTTTTTAAAAAGATAAAATATTCTACCGGTTAAAAAACTAAAGGGTATTCCTAAAAAATAAAAATGAACTACTTTTCCGTCTGTAGTTAAAAAGATTGCAAATAAAGACATTACTGTCATTATAAAAAGGCTTCCCCATACAGCTCTGGTTCTGACATTCATTCTGTTGAAGTAATTACTTACATTTCCAACACCTATAAAGCTTAGAATTATCAGGAATGAGAAGATAAAAAGAATTTCCGTTGTTAAAGCTTCAGGGCTAAAAGGTGCTTTTGTAAACCGAATTATATTTTCAATTGCAAACAAATCTAGCTTATCAAGAAGAAAGTATGTTGAGGAGATTAAAAACAAGGAGCAAACAATTCCTGTTAGCAGAACCAGATGTAATCTAATTGAAGCATTTATATAGACAATTAGGTAGAGAACTGAAGTAACAGAAATAAAAACTAATGGAAAGTGGTATATAGCAGCAATTCCTGCAAAAAGTCCGAGATAAAAAATCTCTTTGAAGTTAACCTCATTATAAAGGTTTATATAGCTTTTAAGTGCGTAAAGTATAAAATAGTTGCCTATTATAAGAGGTGTTAGCAAAATATTAAACTGAGTTATAGATACGCAGAATGTTACAAAAAACAGGGAGGGTAGAGAGGTTCCTTTGCTCCAAAATTCTGCTTGATCATTTATATTTCTAATAAGTATACTCTGATGAACCAAAACCACAGAGAAAAAAAAATTAAAGAAAAGTGTATTTATGAAAATATATTCACTAAAAGGAGTTACCAGAGTTAGAAATAAATGAGAACTGAGTTCAGGTGTTTCTGCAATACCGTCATTGTAGAAAAATAAAAATAATTTAAGACAAAGAGTGTAAAGGAAAAGAACCGGGATAGTGAGCGGACCTTGATTTTTAAACAGTGAAATCATCAGTAACGTATTTTCACCAATCTGAAATTGTTTCTTCTAAAACTCGGAATAATTACAGTGTTGGGTGAGATTTGCCTTCCAAGTCGAGGAGCCAGCATTATATTTCTGTCACCGGAATTAAAAATATTATTTCGATTGCTTCTACCTTTTTCATCAATAATGTATTCATTGATATTGGTTTGATAAAATATTTCTTCATTAAAAATTAAACGTAATCTATCCGGAGTTCTAACCAAATAATATGAAGAAAAGAAGCCTCTGTCATCTTCAGAAATCTGCTTTTTTATAAGTACATTGTGCCATAAATAATTTCCATTTTTGTCATATGCCACTACTAAAATATCGTTGAAGTAGTTAATGTTCACAGACCTGAAACCAGGTGTTAGTGAAGGGCTTGATGTAGCAGACCCTCTGTATGACTCCAAATTGTCATGACGGCTTTCACCTATAGTTACAAAGCCGCCATCATACAATGGAACAACCTGATATAAGTTATAAGTTTCTAACAGACTTTGGCTTCTTATCAGCGTGTCTCTTCCGGTTAAGCTAAAAATTATTTCACCTGTAAAAGGAATTGAAGTTTGTACAGCTATGCTAAATGTGCTGTCGATTCGTAAATAGTTAATTCCTTTAATATTATTATTGCCGGATGAATCTTTATAATAGGAATGGGCTAAGAAAGACCGGTTAAAATTGTCTACATTAAAAACAACTCTCCCTCTGTTTTCTTTTTCGGGAATGAATGTATAACTTTTGATAGCTTGAGGACTTTCCGGGTTAAATTTATTGATAACAAATTCATTCAGGCTTCTGCTTAAGCGAATGTTTTCATAAGCTTCTTCAATCAAAAAAGCCTTTCCTTCATTCGTTACATGCAGAGAATGCAAGTTCACATAATCAAATATTTTACTTGCTTCTATTCTGCCTGAGGCAAAGTATGATAAGTCTCTTGTAAAGCCGTGCACATAATAGGAAGTAGTATTTCTGCTTTCTTGTTCGGGATAAGCATAGTAAATATATTCTCTGTTTTCCGAAATCGAAAATCGCAAATTATCATAAACGAATTCCTTATTTCCGGGTATGGTATCTAACACAGAAACAGAGCCTATAGGGTTTAAGCCTGCAGTATATTCTCTGTAGTGGAGAACTGAATAGTTTCTTTCCTGTTGCAAAAAGAAAATGACAACTCTATCGTAAAAAATATAGAAACGGTGAGCAAAGCAGTTGTTACAATTCGCAGTAATACGGACTTCAGCCTTTAATCTAAGGTCACTTCCATAAATATCGATATCATCGGTTCTTCTTCCGGCTTTGTATACAAGGATTCCTTCTTTTGTTTCTCCTAAAATACGAATTCCGCTACTTCTGTTAGATAATCTTTGTGGAGAAGAGTATGAGATGACTTGTGCTGAAATTTCAGTGAACATCAACACAAAGAGAATTAAATAAATAAAGCCGGCTTTTGAACTCATTTGATTGTATAACGAAAGAATTTATAAAATCTTTCTTCTATAATTTTATAGAAAAATAATACTCCTCAGAAAAAGGCTGAGAATTACTTTTTCAACCTTGGATCTAAAGCGTCTGCTAATCCATCCCCAATTAAATTAAAAATAGTTACGGTTATAAAAATCGCAAAACCGGGGAATATTGCAAGCCACCATGCATCCGGAACGTTTCTGGCATCTGATAGCAAAGACCCCCAGGTGACAACTTCTGCCGGTACACCAATACCTAAAAAGGATAATGTAGATTCAATAAGAATTGCACTGGCCACACCAAAAGCAATTGCAATTAATACCGGCGTCAATGAATTCGGAATCGCATGTTTAAAAATAATTCTGGCTTCGGAATAACCTAAAGCCTGAGCAGCCTCTATATACTCCAGACTTCTAACTCTAAGCAATTCACCTCTGATAAATCGGGCGATTCCTGTCCATCCGGTAATCCCAATAATTACCATTATTATAATGATACTGGGTTGTGTTAGCGCCACGATAGCTAATATCAACAGCAATGTAGGAATAGAGGTTAAAATCTCTATAAATCGCATTACAATGATATCCAGAGCTATATTTATTCTTTTACCGAGCACAGCAACTTTCTTTAATGGTATTGCCAATAGATTTGGAATCAGCATTATACCCATGAAGATAAACAAGCTTATTAAAAACTGACCCAAAAATGCCATTAGACCGGCGCCGAGAGCATCACTTAGTATATAGCTTCTTACACCAAAGGAGTAGAAAATTGCGATGACTAAGAAAAAGATATTTAATAAAAGCCGTATTCGCGACATTTGAAGCCGACTATCTCCAAAATAGCCGGCCATTGCTCCGAAAATAATACCAAAAAAGGCAGCTATAGACATGGAGACCACTCCTACCAGCATGGCTATTCGGGTGGCGTGTATCATGCCGGAAAGAACATCCCTCCCAAGCTCATCTGTACCCAATCGATGTCGCCAATGGGGTGAAGGAACTACCTGATCGTCAAACGGACCAACATAATTACTGTTTAGAAAATCAATATTCGTAGGCCTGTATGGTACCGGCGGCCAAACTACCCGGTCGTATTCCAAAATTTTCCATTCAGCATTTCGGATTTCATCCTGCCAGTCAGCCAGGCCTGCATTTACTAAATAAGATCGAAAAACAGGGAAATAGGTTTTGCCTTCATACTTTGCATAAAGGGGCTTTTCATTTGCTATAAAGTCAGCCATTAAAGCAATAAAAAGAATAAAATATAAAAACCGTAAAGACCAAACAGCTAATCTGTTTTTATTGAACTGTCTTCTGACAATTGCCCAGTAACTTTGATCGGTTTTGTTTTGATTTGCCGGTATTATTACCGGTTCTGTTGATTTTTCTTCTTTCATGAAAATATATTTTTCAAAGCTTTATTTAGCCTTTCTTTGTAAATGAAATTCTTGGATCAACGATAGCATAAAGTATATCAGCAACTAAGTTTCCTATTAAGGTCAAAACAGCTGAAAACATTAAAACAGTAAATACAATCGGATAATTTCTGCTTAAAACCGCAAGGAAACTAATCTGTCCCATGCCCGGAATACTGAAAATAGTTTCAATAACAACTGATCCACTGATTGCCAAAGGAAATAGTGAAGCAAACATTGTAATAATTGGAATCAGAGAGTTTCTTAAAGCATGCTTCCAAATAATAGTTTTATCGTCAAGACCCTTTGCCTTGGCTGTTCTGATAAAGTCCTGCCGGATTACACCCAACATGCCTCCCCGCATTTGCCGACTTATAAAAGCAAATGAAGCATAGGTGATACAAAAAATAGGTAATATTAAATGATAGGCAGTTTCTCTGAATCTGTCAAAGAAAGGTGCTGTATCGGGCAGACTACCTAAACCATGAGTTGGAAATAAGTTCGTCCATGTCCCGTAATCATTCGTAGTAAAGTAAATAACTAATAGAGTTGCTACCCAGAATCCGGGGAGGGAATACAAAATAAATAAGATGGCGGTTGCCCCCCGGTCAAATGCTGTGTCTTTTTTTACAGCTGTCAATACTCCAATAGGAATACTGATTATGTATGCAATAATTATAGAAACAAAATTTAAAATAAACGTCCATTTTATAGCTTCGAACATAACGGAGGATACCGGTCGTCTGTCCTGAAAAGAAATACCGAAATCACCTCTGAAAAACCCTTTTGATCGAAAATCCAGAGCACTGTCATCTCTGAAAGTTAAAGAATATAACCAGGATTTATCTCCGAATAGCCAACGATGATATTGGTTGTTAACACCATAAAAACTTATGCTTGGTATATATTTTTTATAGTGTGTTTGATTCTCTACTACATTTTTGTAATTTTCACTTAAAGCCAATACCTCAGACTCTATAGCTCCGAAAGCCGGTTGGGTTGCCTGAACCTGTAAAATGAGGTTTATGCTGTTATTAATTCTTCTGTCATCATAAGTACGATAAAGTCTGTTTACCTGATCTCTTATGGTTCTGATACCCTCAAAGTTTTCAGCAACTCTGGGAACATTAAAAAGCGCAAACTCCAAAGTGCGAATTGAATTATAATACTCCTGTATCTCTTCCCAGTTTCCATGCTTGTCAATCAGTCGGGAGAGCGTACTGCGCTCATGTGTTCTGTAAACTCTGTAAAGGGTGTCAGGATAAGCGGCACTTGTTAGTGAAAAATAAAAGTTCGGCAAATCATACCCAAAACGTCTGGTCAACTCTATATACTGCCTTTCTCCGGCCATTCTGTCTGTCAAACCTTCTTCAGACCCGGCACTAAGCATTTGCTCAATTGGGTCACCGGGTGCCATTTTGCTTAAAGCAAATGTAATAAGTGAAATAATGAAAAGAGTTGGAATAAATATTAAAATCCTTTTTAGGATATAATTAAACATACACTTTATTTATTGAGTCATTGAAGATTCTGTAAATTCAGGCTTTAACTTGAAAGAGGTCTCGTTGTAGCCGGGACGTAAAATGGATGGTTCCGCATTGTCCCATCTGCTATGAATTGCTAAAAGGTTTTTGGGAGTATATAGGAAAATGTAAGGAACCTCTTCGCTAACAATCTCCTGAAACCTTCTGTACATCTGATTTCTAACTTCAGGATCCAGTTCAACCCGAATGCTGTCAATAAGCATGTCTGACTCCTCTGTACCAAAGCCCACATAATTTGAGCCGTTATTGGAAGATTCAGTATGCCAGATTTGCTTAGGGTCATCAAGTCCCGGGCCACTAATCCAGCCACCACAGAATAATTCAAACTGATGACTTTTTGTTAAGTCAATAAACACGGTCCACTCTTTTACCTGTACATCTATATCTACTCCGGCTCTGCGTGCGTTTTCTTTAAAAATCAAACCAATATTTCTACGGATATCATTACCGGAATTGTATAAAAACTCAAGACGGAGAGTTTCCATATCACCATCAATTTCTTTGTTTAAAATACCGTCACCGGTAAGGTCTTTCCAACCTGCTTCTGCCAAAAGCTCACGAGCTCTTTCTACATTGTAATCTATAGGTCTCAATCCATCGTGATAATATTCTTTAGTCGGGTGAATCGGGCCTATGGTTTCCTCTGCTAAACCGTAATTAATTACTTCAATAATCTGTTCTTTGTCAACTAAATGAGCTAATGCTTTTCTAACTCTAACATCTTCCAGCTTTGGGATTCTCATATTCATACCAATGTAAACATAGCTGTATGCTATAGGAGAATACAAGTTAAAGTTTTGCTGAAATCTGCTATCGTCTGTTAAGTTTATAAAATCTCTTGGACGTAAGCCGGCAATCACATCAAGACCTTGATCTCTCAAAGAAGTAACGGCGGTTGTCATATCGTTAATAATTTCATAGACTATTCTTTGTGGGTTTGCCTGAAACCAACTGTAACGATCTGCCAGTTCATCTCCCCACCAGTCTTCTTTCTTTTGAAGTGTAATTCTTTGTCCGGTTGCCCAACCTTTAAATTCATAAGGACCTGAACCTACAACATATCCAATTTCTCTTTGGTATCTCTCAGAGTTGAAATTATCAGCAAAATCTATGATAGCCCTGTCTCCTCTTATCTTTTCAAGTTCTGTTAGATCAGAAAGTTGCTTTAAGCTATAATTTCTCATTAAGCCGTTGGGATCGTAAACATATTCCGGTAGTACGATGTAGCCACTAAACTCTTCTGCCAACATATATCTTTGGTCAGAATAAAGAGTGAAAAGCCTTGGGTTCTCTTCGTCTATGACAATTTCCTTGATAAAATCCATATAAGGCTTAAGGTGTTCATTATTTACTCTAGGGTTTTTAATGGCTTTAAAAGTAAAGTCCACATCGTGTGCCGTGATTGGGTCACCATTATCCCAGCGCGCTTCCGGGCGAATTTCATAAGTGATTCTCATGCCACCTTCATATTCACCTTCGTCAATTTCTTCAATTATTGGGCGGTCAACAGCCAAAATTCCTACTAACTCCAGAGTTTCGGGGTCTCTGCCTAGCAAAGATTGAAAAATATTTCCCTCTATATAAGTAGAGTTTGCACTGGTTGAATTGATTGGCAATAGCATGTCGGCATCTGCAAGCATATGAATAACCACTTCATTTTTGCTTAAATCTCTTTGTGCTCCGGTGGAACAACTTTGGATTAAGCCTGCAACCGCAATCATTAATATTCCTAAAACTTTAACACTTCTTAACTTGTTCATTGTTTACTGATGATTTTACTTAAAAATTTATTCAAACAAATATAACCTAAAATTGACGTGAACTAAAGTTAACAAAATATTCTTTGAATAAAAAGTCTAACTTTTTTCTATTTTAGGTACATAAATAATAAAGCAAAAATAGAAATTTTGAAATATCTTCAAATCATTTTTTAAAATTAGATAAATAGTCGATAATTATGAAGCAAAAAATATTAATAACGGGAGGCTCTGGTTTAGTTGGCACTTTTCTCGGTAAAATGCTAACTGACAAGGGTTATGAAGTAGGTGTGTTAAGTAGAAATCCCGACATAAATGCTCAACCAAAACAATTTCAATGGAATCCAAAAAAAGCTGAAATTGATGCTGAGGCTTTGAAAAATGTTTTTGGAGTTATTCATCTTGCCGGAGCCGGTATTGCTGATAAACGCTGGACAGAAAACAGAAAAAAGGAAATTATAAGCAGCAGAGTCGAAACAACGAACTTTTTATCTGACTTAATTAAAGAAGGAAAATTCAAACCTCAGGTGTTTATTTCTGCCTCCGGCATCGATTATTATGGTGATAAAAAAGATAAATGGATAAACGAAGAGGAGAAACCTCCGAAAAACTCTTTCATATCAGATGTTTGTATTAGCTGGGAAAATGCAGTTTTAAAAGTAGCTGAAGCCGGAGTGAGGACTGCAATTTTCAGGATGGGAATTGTTTTGGCAAAAGACGGAGGTGCATTGGAAAAAATAGATATGCCGATTAAAATGGGCATAGGAGCATATCTTGGAGATGGTAAACAATATTACACCTGGATTCATATTGAAGACCTCGCAAGAATGTTTTTACACACATTGGAAACAGAAAAAGTTGAAGGAGTCTATAATGCCGGTTCTCCGAACCCGGTAACGAATAAAGAAATGGTAAGCATTATTGCAAAAGTGCTTGACAAAAGACATCTTTTGGCTCCCACCCCGGCTTTTGTTCTAAAAATTGCTCTGGGAGAAATGGCATCTATATTGTTAAGTAGTCAAAGAGCTTCTGTCGAGAAAATAACACAGACAGGTTTTGAGTTTAAATATGATGATGCAGAATCAGCACTTAAAGAAATATATGGGAAAAGCTAAAAGGCAATTCTGTGACCTGTTTTTTTTGACTTTTTTCATTTCAATTTTTCCGCTGAGTTTAATTGCTGACGATAAACTAAAGGAAATAGAAAGGGGTTTTGATTATATTGTAAAATCGGAGCTTAAAACAACATACCAAACTCAAAGCTTTTTACGACAGGCAAGCTCAAATACGAATTTAAATATTCATTTTGCCCGACTCGAAATCGCCCTTGATCCCAATGAAACGTTTTTGAAAGGCTCTGTCACCAAATATTTTATTCCGAAAGAAAATACAAATACTCTTAGTATTGATTTGCATCAGGAAATGCAAGTCGATTCGGTAAAAATTAATAATCAGCCGGTCGGGTATCAACATTTAGCGCATAAAATAGAAATTACCGGTTCTGCCACTTTTCCGGCAGGTATCACAGATTCAGTAACCATTTGGTATAGTGGTGAACCGCCCTCCGGAGGATTTGGCAGTTATTCCCGGGAGTTTGTAGACAACTCTCCCGTAATCTGGACTTTATCTCAGCCTTTTGGTGCATCTAATTGGTGGCCCAGTGTAAACAATCTTGCTAATAAAATAGATTCCTTAGATTTTTATATAAGTGTTCCGGAACCTTTCAAAGCTGTTTCTAATGGTTTGCTCAAAGAAGTGAAACCGGAAACAAACGGCTATCAAACCTGGAAATGGTCACATAGATACCCAATTGCTGTATATCTGGTTGCTTTTGCAGTAGGTGACTATGTGTTTTTTGAAGATACCGTGATGCTCGATGGAAAAGAGATGCCATTGGTGCATTATGTTTATCCCAGTTCTGAAGCCGGCTTTAGAACTCAGGTTGATGAAACAATAGCCCTTTTAGAGTTTTTCTCCGATTTATTTGGGGAATATCCGTTTATTGATGAAAAATATGGCCACGTGCAATGTGGTTTTTCCGGAGGAATGGAGCACCAAACAATCAGTTTTATGGGTAGTTATGATTATCAGCTGATAGCTCATGAGCTTGCACACCAATGGTTTGGGAATAAAATCACCTGTGCTTCCTGGAGTGAGATATGGCTAAATGAGGGTTTTGCTACCTATCTTGCCGGACTGGCATATGAGTTCTTAAAGCCAATTTATCGCCTCCCGTATCAAAACTTTCATCTTCAAAGAATACTAAGTGAGCCGGACGGGAGTGTATATGTATATGAGGCAGATAATGTTCAGCGGATTTTTAACGGGAGACTCTCCTATTCCAAAGCTTCTTTTTTGCTTCATATGATTCGTTGGAAAATAGGAGACGAGGACTTTTTTGACGCCATCAGAAATTATATTTCCGACCCGCAACTTGCTTATGGTTTTGCAACTACGGATGATTTAAAGTATCATTTTGAAAACACATCCGGTAAAAGTCTTAGCTTATTTTTTGAAAACTGGTTATATTCTGAAGGTCACCCGCAAGTAACTCTTAATTGGCATCAAAATGAATCCGGAGAGCTGACAATGCGTTTTGTACAAAAAACATCACATAGCTCGGTAGATTTTTTTCCTTTAAAAATACCTGTTAGGGTTTTCGGGGCCGGAGATAGTATAGACTATGTTTTTGATACTAATTTTCCGGAACAGGTGTTTGCTGAAAATATTAACTTTTCAATAGACTCTATCCAATTGGATCCGGATATTTGGTTAGTGATGGAAAAAGAAGTCGTTCCCGATCCGGATATAAAAAACAACCTAAGAGCAAATCCATTTCGGATTTATCCGGTGCCGGCAAATGATGAACTGAATGTTCGTTTTTTGTTCTCAATAAGCGAACCGGTGGTTATGAATATTTTAGATGTTAGCGGTCGAAAAGTATTGGCTCATGAGGAGCAAAGTCTGATATTAAAAAATACCGATATTACTTTAAACACCGATAATTTAAGTGCAGGAGTTTACTTTTTAGAGGTAATTTCGGGAGGAGAGAGTTTTCAAAAAAAGTTTGTAAAGCAATAAATTACTTAGCAATCCTGAAAATCACTAACATTATTACCGGAATAGGTATGTCTCCCTGAATTTCCCATTCATCTCTGTCTGCACTGGTGAAATCCCTCCGAATTACGTTTCCGCTTTTCGAATATTGGTACCTGCTGTCAAACCTTCTTCGCATAGTTCTTCCGTCCCATTCATATTCTTCACCGGACATTCCCCAGCGTTTTTTTAAAATATTTCCATCCCACTCATATTCATCTTCACTGCCTGTCCAGGTATTTCTCAGTATTGTTCCGTCAAAAGTCCATTCCTGGTCGCCGGCAGACCATCTTTTTTTCAAAACTTGTCCGTCCCAGATAAACTCGTCTCTGGCACCTTCCCACAAGGGTCTTATAGTACCACTGCCCATACTGCTTTTTGCCTCAGGTTTCCATTCAGCAATTTGACCTTTTACGAATGCATCCAGCACTTCATAGTCTTTTATAAACTGAAAAGCCATTACAAGGTGTGTAACCGGAATTTCCTCAGCCGATGAAATGCCAAAACCGATTTTTTCTTCTGAAAGTCCTTTTTTAAACCACAAAGAATCTTCTTCCTGAATTAAACGAAGCATCAAATTTGCATTAAACTCCATTATTCTGTCGCCATAAAAAAATCCTGATCGATGAGTAGTATAGTCAGCTCCGGAGCTGTTTGGCCGGGTGAGTTTTCCACTTCGGGAACCCGTAAAATTCGGTATTTGTACCATCCATTTCATATTTCTCCGCCTGTCATTGTCACCGGTGAATATAATTTTGCCCACAGCATTATACAAAATCTTATTTTCTGAGCTGTGGAGTTTGTTATCTTTAATATAGGCTATCAGCTCTTTATCTGAATTATAAATTAAAAGATCCCGTACATCTTCAGCATATAAATTAAGCGCAAAAATCGGACTCAGAACTAAGCTTAAAAGAAGTAAAAAATATTTCATACACTAAATTTAATCATTTTTGATTTAGTTGTTTCGGTTTTTGTTTTCCTATTTGTAAATAAAAACTAATTTTACCCAAAAATCCCTATGCTAAAAGTCTTTTTAGAAGAATTTGAACCCGGGCGAATTAATGGTAACAATGATATTAACAAACTGGTAAACAGAGTGGTTTTCGACCATGACCTCATAGAAAACGAGCAATTTGACCTTTACATTATTGCAGCAGAGGATTTTAAGCAAGCTGAGGGTGAAAAAAACAATCGCTTTCAGTCAAATGTTATCCGGCAAAAACTCTATGAACTCGTCGCACCATGGAAGTCAGTCAAAATTGCTGATTTGGGAAACCTGATTGATATGGGGGAAGAAAAAAATCTGGAAAACCTTTCTTCTATTTTAGCTGAGGTTTTACAGAAAAAGGGAACGGTTATTTTATTGGGGAATGCTCAATTTTTTGCCTATGCCCAATATCTGGCCTACGTAAAATTGCAGAAACATGTCCAAATGGTATTGGCAGATGAGTATGTAAAGCTCGAAGATTATATGGAGCGCTTTGACAACAACTCTTATCTGACAAAAACTTTTATCTCTGAACCTAACTTTTTATTTAGTTTCTCTCTTTTAGGGTATCAAAGTTATTTTTTACACCCTAAGTATATTGACACTTTAGAAAAGCTTAGTTTTAACACATATCGTCTGGGGGAATTAAGACAAGATTTTAAAGAGGCTGAGCCTATTGTCAGAGATGCCGATATGCTAAGCTTTAATCTCAATAGTTTAAAAAGTGGAGATGCTTTGGGCGTAAATGAGCCTACTCCAAACGGATTTACCGGAGAAGAGGCATGTGCCGTTTGTCGATATGCAGGTCTTAGTGATAAACTCAGTTCCATCAGTATTTTTGAGTATAATAAAAGTAGGGATACCGATGCTCAGACGGCTATGCTTGCAGCTCAAATGTGTTGGTATTTTATAGAAGGTTTTTACAACCGAAAGAATGACTATCCCGAAAAAGAAAATATGGACAACTTCATTCAATATATGGTTACGAATGAAACGCTTGACAGAGATATTGTTTTTTGGAAAAGTAAAAAAAGCGGCCGCTGGTGGATACAACATTATGAAGAGCCGGCAGAAAAATTCTCACAACACAAAACGATACCCTGCTCTTACAATGAATATCTAATGGCTTGTCAGGGTGAAATTCCTGAAAAGTTTTTTAATGCCCGAAAAAGAATGGGCTTTGATTGATTTATTCAAAGACGACTATCACGACTCCTTCCGATTCTGATTTTAAATTAGGCACTCTCAGTATTTCATTATTGAACTCACACTCAATAAACTGTTTTTGCTGAGTTTGAAAATACATGTCGATGCTTTCCAGGAAAGGAAAATTTCCAAAAAGTCCCTGAGAAGTCAGGTCGGTTTGAGCATTATTGTTACCATCATATAAAAACAAGGCGATTACATTTTCATCAGGATCGGCAAACTCTTCTGTTGCCAGCTCATAGCCGTCTATCTTTAAATTGTCCCTGCCATATACAAGCCCCTGATTTGCTAAAAAAACAATGAGTAGGCTTTGATTGTCATCTTCCGGCAAATCATTTAAAACCAAGTCAAGTATGGAGCCTGATTCCGGGAGTGCCCGTAAATATACAAGACTGTTATTGCGTTCAAAACCTTGTCTGAAGTAATGAAAGTTTCTTTGACCGGCTATGTTTGTGTTGACTTTAAATTCATGTTGAATTCCCGGTTGCAAATCCACCGGACCCCACTTACCGTCACTTTGACTATTTATAACAAAAAGAGGTTCCTCTGTTGTTCTTTCTCCTGTATTACTGTTTAATGCATAGATGGAAACAGTTGCTCCGTTTACCGGATTATTTTCTCCCAAAGTAACAACTTTACCCGAAACAGCTGCCTTTGTAGCCGGAGTTATTCCCGTTGTTTCAAGTGTTTTATCCGGATTAAAAAAGGTGAACATAGCTTCAAAAGTTTCAAAAGAAGTGGCTATTTCATAATGGTCTTTTCCCGGAATTACAACATTTTCTGCACCGTTAATATTACTGCTTGAAACAATTTTATCATCCGGTGACCATATATTCATAGTAGGAACTTCTTCATTAGCACCGGCCGGTCCGGGTCTTTCCCCGCTTCCTATGTGAACATATTTTTCTACTTTCAAAGCTCTTTGAGTGTCGGATAAGTAGCTGTAAGATAAATTCCCTCCGGATGAATGCCCAACTAAATGAACAAAGTCTGCACCTGTTTTATCTAATATTTCATCAATAAATAAGTCAAGTTTCGTTTCGTGATCGGCATTTTGGTTTAAGGTGTTCCAATCAAAAGCAAACATCAAATTCTCACAATATTTATTTGAGCTGAAGCGCATAAATTGATTGGCGTAGGTATCTCCTGAAGCCAGCAGGCCATGAATAAAAACTATGGGTGTGCGTGAATCATCACAAATAGGGTCTTTCGGTCCATATTCATCATTTTCGTCTTTATTACAGGAAAAGAAACTAAACATGGATAAAATGAGAACGGCTGTAATTATATTTTTCATCATCGTTTTGGTTGATTTAGCAAGGTATACAATTCAGTAAAATAAATACATTTTTTGGAAAAA from Chitinophagaceae bacterium carries:
- a CDS encoding T9SS C-terminal target domain-containing protein — encoded protein: MMMQNQHLKKYMGKAKRQFCDLFFLTFFISIFPLSLIADDKLKEIERGFDYIVKSELKTTYQTQSFLRQASSNTNLNIHFARLEIALDPNETFLKGSVTKYFIPKENTNTLSIDLHQEMQVDSVKINNQPVGYQHLAHKIEITGSATFPAGITDSVTIWYSGEPPSGGFGSYSREFVDNSPVIWTLSQPFGASNWWPSVNNLANKIDSLDFYISVPEPFKAVSNGLLKEVKPETNGYQTWKWSHRYPIAVYLVAFAVGDYVFFEDTVMLDGKEMPLVHYVYPSSEAGFRTQVDETIALLEFFSDLFGEYPFIDEKYGHVQCGFSGGMEHQTISFMGSYDYQLIAHELAHQWFGNKITCASWSEIWLNEGFATYLAGLAYEFLKPIYRLPYQNFHLQRILSEPDGSVYVYEADNVQRIFNGRLSYSKASFLLHMIRWKIGDEDFFDAIRNYISDPQLAYGFATTDDLKYHFENTSGKSLSLFFENWLYSEGHPQVTLNWHQNESGELTMRFVQKTSHSSVDFFPLKIPVRVFGAGDSIDYVFDTNFPEQVFAENINFSIDSIQLDPDIWLVMEKEVVPDPDIKNNLRANPFRIYPVPANDELNVRFLFSISEPVVMNILDVSGRKVLAHEEQSLILKNTDITLNTDNLSAGVYFLEVISGGESFQKKFVKQ
- a CDS encoding formiminoglutamase; protein product: MLKVFLEEFEPGRINGNNDINKLVNRVVFDHDLIENEQFDLYIIAAEDFKQAEGEKNNRFQSNVIRQKLYELVAPWKSVKIADLGNLIDMGEEKNLENLSSILAEVLQKKGTVILLGNAQFFAYAQYLAYVKLQKHVQMVLADEYVKLEDYMERFDNNSYLTKTFISEPNFLFSFSLLGYQSYFLHPKYIDTLEKLSFNTYRLGELRQDFKEAEPIVRDADMLSFNLNSLKSGDALGVNEPTPNGFTGEEACAVCRYAGLSDKLSSISIFEYNKSRDTDAQTAMLAAQMCWYFIEGFYNRKNDYPEKENMDNFIQYMVTNETLDRDIVFWKSKKSGRWWIQHYEEPAEKFSQHKTIPCSYNEYLMACQGEIPEKFFNARKRMGFD
- a CDS encoding alpha/beta hydrolase, with protein sequence MMKNIITAVLILSMFSFFSCNKDENDEYGPKDPICDDSRTPIVFIHGLLASGDTYANQFMRFSSNKYCENLMFAFDWNTLNQNADHETKLDLFIDEILDKTGADFVHLVGHSSGGNLSYSYLSDTQRALKVEKYVHIGSGERPGPAGANEEVPTMNIWSPDDKIVSSSNINGAENVVIPGKDHYEIATSFETFEAMFTFFNPDKTLETTGITPATKAAVSGKVVTLGENNPVNGATVSIYALNSNTGERTTEEPLFVINSQSDGKWGPVDLQPGIQHEFKVNTNIAGQRNFHYFRQGFERNNSLVYLRALPESGSILDLVLNDLPEDDNQSLLIVFLANQGLVYGRDNLKIDGYELATEEFADPDENVIALFLYDGNNNAQTDLTSQGLFGNFPFLESIDMYFQTQQKQFIECEFNNEILRVPNLKSESEGVVIVVFE